One Desulfobulbus propionicus DSM 2032 DNA segment encodes these proteins:
- a CDS encoding N-acetylmuramoyl-L-alanine amidase, with product MCALNFPILKRTHPVFPGVLAIFVIGAFFLALPFHHAWAAPQASIKIASGQKDTPDQQYQAAKKNLSRLEQEKAFGKDRSNWLNNASSFRQLHRSQKKGELGPPSLYMTAKVYRLTYSRFHIADDLDKAMLAYRELADLYPGHYLADDALLERAELLAANRAHEQEVRALYQQIVDLYPQGDQYQKARTFLSPPQNTEAKKTAATAPSPIASNGNLAHIAPAKFWSSAEYGRVVIESSAPLSFKETFNQSNDQHHRQLVLELEQSFIAPSLRAPTRMEAGLLKQVQTMQTNDKTVQVRFDFEPFAEYKIFTLNDPFRIIVDVHGQGETVSLVSKDKDQSQAAPVPDQPLQGTTGTVNANPIPISLTDLKKFPAEQRLPPQGITRTKNKESLSLAQQLGLGVRKIVIDPGHGGKDPGAMAFGLKEKDIVLAIAKKLANVLTSRYNYEVILTRTKDVYLPLEKRTAVANSQKCDLFISIHINAHTDKASGGIETYFLNLATDAGAMRVAALENATSTHSIGELEDILTNLMRNAKIDESTRLARFVHTTLVSGLKGKYPVRDLGVKQAPFYVLIGAEMPAILAELSFITNPGEAKLLQTEQYQDSMVNQIANGISNYVDHQRTAAASL from the coding sequence ATGTGCGCATTGAATTTTCCCATACTGAAACGAACGCATCCTGTCTTCCCGGGAGTGCTTGCAATATTCGTTATTGGTGCCTTCTTTCTCGCCCTTCCCTTTCACCATGCGTGGGCGGCGCCTCAAGCAAGTATCAAAATCGCTTCCGGTCAAAAGGACACACCCGATCAACAATACCAAGCGGCAAAAAAGAATCTTTCGCGTCTTGAACAGGAAAAGGCGTTCGGCAAAGACCGGAGCAACTGGCTGAATAACGCAAGCAGTTTTCGACAACTTCATCGGTCGCAGAAAAAAGGAGAACTGGGGCCACCAAGCCTCTACATGACAGCAAAGGTCTACCGATTGACGTACAGTCGTTTCCACATTGCCGACGATCTGGACAAGGCTATGCTGGCGTATCGAGAATTGGCCGATCTCTATCCTGGCCATTACCTCGCCGATGACGCCCTTCTCGAAAGGGCAGAATTGCTTGCCGCCAATCGCGCCCATGAACAAGAGGTCCGCGCCTTGTACCAACAAATTGTCGATCTGTATCCCCAAGGGGACCAGTATCAAAAGGCTCGGACCTTTTTGTCTCCTCCCCAAAACACAGAGGCAAAAAAAACAGCCGCCACCGCACCTTCCCCAATCGCGTCAAACGGTAACCTCGCGCACATTGCACCGGCTAAATTTTGGTCTTCCGCGGAATACGGCAGGGTCGTGATCGAATCTTCGGCGCCCCTTTCCTTCAAGGAAACATTCAACCAAAGCAACGATCAGCACCACCGCCAGCTTGTGTTGGAGCTGGAGCAAAGCTTCATTGCCCCATCCTTGCGCGCCCCAACCCGCATGGAAGCCGGGCTCCTCAAGCAAGTTCAGACCATGCAGACCAACGACAAGACCGTGCAGGTGAGATTTGATTTCGAACCGTTTGCTGAATACAAGATTTTCACGTTGAATGACCCCTTTCGTATCATCGTCGATGTCCACGGACAGGGTGAGACAGTGAGCCTGGTCAGCAAGGACAAAGACCAGTCCCAGGCAGCTCCTGTTCCGGACCAACCTCTCCAAGGGACCACGGGCACGGTCAATGCCAACCCGATACCGATTAGCCTAACCGATCTGAAAAAATTCCCGGCCGAGCAACGGCTGCCTCCCCAAGGGATAACACGTACGAAAAACAAAGAATCCCTTTCCCTCGCACAGCAATTGGGTCTTGGAGTGCGCAAGATCGTGATTGACCCGGGCCATGGAGGTAAGGACCCTGGAGCAATGGCCTTTGGCCTCAAGGAAAAGGACATCGTTCTGGCCATTGCCAAAAAGTTGGCCAACGTTCTCACGTCACGCTACAATTACGAGGTCATCCTCACCAGGACCAAGGATGTGTATCTTCCGCTTGAAAAACGCACAGCGGTCGCAAATTCACAAAAATGTGACCTCTTCATTTCCATTCACATCAATGCCCACACCGATAAAGCCAGCGGCGGCATTGAAACCTACTTCCTCAATTTAGCCACCGATGCGGGTGCCATGCGGGTGGCTGCGCTCGAGAATGCGACATCAACGCACAGCATTGGCGAATTGGAGGATATCTTGACCAATCTGATGCGCAATGCCAAAATCGATGAATCGACCCGATTAGCCCGCTTCGTGCATACCACTCTCGTTTCGGGCTTGAAGGGCAAATATCCCGTTCGAGATCTGGGCGTGAAACAGGCGCCATTCTATGTATTGATCGGCGCGGAAATGCCAGCCATTCTTGCGGAATTGTCCTTCATTACCAATCCTGGCGAGGCAAAACTTTTACAGACCGAGCAGTACCAAGACAGTATGGTCAACCAAATAGCCAATGGCATCAGCAATTATGTTGATCATCAGCGAACAGCCGCTGCCAGCCTGTGA